From the genome of Ziziphus jujuba cultivar Dongzao chromosome 6, ASM3175591v1, one region includes:
- the LOC107431265 gene encoding peroxidase P7 translates to MAWRGFPNVVLIILMSLSSITKTTCSSSSILYPNFYDQSCPCALPAIKLVVEDAVQKEPRMAASLLRLHFHDCFVNGCDGSLLLDTTDTIDSEKNSAANRNSTRGFNVVDDIKREVDTCCGGAVVSCADILAVAARDSVGAVGGPTWEVQLGRRDATTASKTAADANIPPSFLDLPALIDNFKNHGLDEKDLVLLSAAHNLGFAQCLFFKNRIYNETDIDPAFAEHLKSACPINGGDSNLSPLDPSPASFDRSYLTNLVQHRGLLHSDQALFSGGYTDELVKIYSIDDMAFRSDFAQSMIKMGNIQPLTGDEGEIRRDCRKVNH, encoded by the exons ATGGCTTGGAGGGGCTTTCCCAATGTCGTACTGATAATACTAATGTCGTTGAGTAGTATTACAAAGACCACATGTAGTTCTTCTTCAATACTGTATCCGAACTTTTATGACCAATCATGCCCGTGTGCTTTACCAGCCATCAAGCTGGTTGTTGAGGATGCAGTGCAGAAGGAGCCTCGCATGGCCGCTTCTCTACTTCGTCTCCACTTCCACGATTGTTTCgttaat GGTTGTGATGGCTCGTTGCTTCTGGATACTACAGACACCATTGACAGCGAAAAGAATTCAGCTGCCAATCGAAATTCCACCCGAGGATTCAACGTCGTAGATGACATCAAGAGGGAGGTGGACACCTGCTGTGGAGGTGCAGTTGTCTCCTGTGCAGATATCTTGGCTGTTGCAGCTCGCGATTCTGTTGGGGCG GTAGGAGGCCCAACTTGGGAGGTACAACTAGGAAGAAGAGACGCCACCACAGCTAGCAAGACTGCAGCCGATGCCAACATCCCACCGTCATTCCTGGACCTGCCAGCTCTCATAGACAACTTCAAAAACCATGGCCTCGATGAAAAGGACCTCGTGCTTCTTTCCGCTGCTCATAACTTAGGCTTCGCACAGTGCCTGTTCTTCAAGAATCGGATTTACAACGAAACCGATATCGACCCTGCATTTGCAGAGCACTTAAAGTCTGCATGTCCAATCAATGGAGGTGACTCCAACCTCTCTCCTTTGGACCCCTCACCGGCAAGCTTCGACCGAAGCTACTTGACCAACTTGGTTCAGCATAGAGGGCTTCTCCACTCGGATCAAGCTCTCTTTAGTGGCGGTTACACCGATGAATTGGTTAAGATATACAGCATAGATGATATGGCTTTTAGGTCGGATTTTGCTCAGTCTATGATCAAGATGGGAAATATACAGCCTTTGACTGGAGATGAAGGTGAAATTCGAAGGGATTGTAGGAAAGTCaaccattga
- the LOC107431275 gene encoding cationic peroxidase 1 — MASPKTFPLPPMNIKFCLGLVLLLIGTASAQLSPNFYANSCPNVLSTIQSAVNSTVANELRMGASLLRLHFHDCFVNGCDGSILLDDTANFTGEKTAAPNNNSVRGFEVIDNIKNQVENLCPGIVSCADILAVVARDSVVALGGPTWTVQLGRRDSTAASLSAANSNIPSPAQNLSGLITSFSNKGFTANEMVALSGAHTIGQARCTNFRGRIYNETNIDSSFAASLKSSCSSSTAGDNNLSPLDVSTPNAFDNAYFNNLVNQKGLLHSDQQLFNNNGSTDSQVKAYGSDQGSFFTDFANAMVKMGNLSPLTGTNGQIRTNCRKLN; from the exons ATGGCTTCCCCGAAAACGTTCCCATTGCCACCTATGAACATTAAATTTTGCTTGGGTTTGGTTTTGCTTCTTATTGGAACAGCCTCAGCTCAACTATCCCCAAATTTCTATGCAAATTCTTGTCCCAATGTCCTTTCCACCATCCAATCGGCAGTGAACTCTACGGTTGCAAATGAGCTTCGCATGGGAGCGTCCTTGCTCCGTCTTCATTTTCACGATTGTTTTGTTAAT ggatGTGATGGGTCAATACTGTTGGATGACACAGCAAATTTCACAGGAGAGAAGACGGCAGCTCCCAATAACAATTCAGTAAGGGGATTTGAAGTAATCGACAACATCAAAAACCAAGTTGAGAATTTGTGCCCTGGCATCGTCTCTTGTGCTGACATACTAGCCGTTGTGGCTAGGGACTCTGTTGTTGCT tTGGGTGGACCGACCTGGACTGTGCAATTAGGCAGAAGAGACTCCACCGCTGCTAGCCTAAGTGCGGCCAATTCCAACATCCCTTCTCCTGCACAAAATCTAAGCGGTCTCATCACTTCCTTCTCCAACAAAGGTTTCACCGCCAATGAAATGGTTGCTCTTTCAG gtgcTCATACAATAGGCCAAGCAAGGTGCACAAACTTCAGAGGCCGGATTTACAATGAAACCAATATAGATTCCTCATTTGCAGCATCATTGAAATCTAGTTGTTCGAGCAGTACAGCCGGAGACAACAATCTTTCACCACTTGATGTTAGCACCCCAAATGCTTTTGACAATGCTTACTTCAACAACTTGGTGAACCAAAAGGGCCTTTTGCACTCGGATCAGCAACTGTTTAACAATAATGGCTCCACTGATTCACAGGTCAAGGCGTATGGTAGCGACCAGGGAAGCTTCTTTACGGACTTTGCCAATGCTATGGTGAAGATGGGGAACCTTAGCCCACTTACTGGGACAAACGGTCAGATCAGAACCAATTGTAGGAAGCTCAACTGA
- the LOC107431273 gene encoding cationic peroxidase 1 produces the protein MASHNPSPWIYANIRMICLALLFMLLVEISTAHELSPAFYATSCPRALSTIKSAVRSAVAREARMGASLLRLHFHDCFVNGCDASILLDDTSSFTGEKKAGPNNNSVRGFEVIDNIKKQLESLCPGIVSCADIVAVAARDSVVALGGPTWNVQLGRRDSTTASKDAATSNLPPPTLDLNGLISAFSNKGFTAKEMVALSGSHTIGQARCSSFQGRLNNEKTIDSKFAKSLKSKCSSGGSGTALSPLDVSTPTAFDNSYYKNLLSQKGLLHSDQQLFSKGSTDSQVIAYSNNVGSFRTDFANAMVKMGNLSPLTGTSGQIRTNCRKVN, from the exons ATGGCTTCCCATAATCCGTCCCCATGGATCTATGCTAATATTAGAATGATCTGCTTAGCCTTATTATTTATGCTTCTTGTTGAAATATCCACCGCTCATGAACTTTCCCCAGCTTTCTATGCAACTTCATGTCCCAGAGCACTTTCCACCATCAAGTCCGCTGTGAGATCTGCGGTTGCAAGAGAGGCTCGAATGGGAGCCTCCTTGCTTCGTCTTCATTTCCATGATTGCTTTGTTAAT GGTTGTGACGCTTCAATACTGTTGGATGACACATCAAGTTTCACGGGAGAGAAAAAGGCAGGCCCGAATAACAATTCAGTGAGGGGATTCGAAGTCATAGACAACATTAAAAAACAGTTGGAGAGTTTGTGCCCAGGAATCGTCTCTTGCGCAGATATTGTAGCTGTTGCAGCCAGGGACTCTGTTGTTGCT CTGGGGGGACCAACTTGGAATGTTCAATTGGGAAGAAGAGACTCCACCACTGCAAGTAAAGACGCAGCCACATCCAACCTCCCACCCCCGACATTAGATCTAAATGGCCTAATCTCTGCCTTCTCCAACAAAGGTTTCACGGCCAAGGAAATGGTTGCTCTCTCAG GTTCTCACACGATAGGACAAGCACGATGCTCAAGCTTCCAGGGCAGGCttaataatgaaaaaacaaTAGATTCGAAATTCGCAAAATCGCTGAAATCCAAATGTTCGAGCGGTGGATCTGGCACAGCACTATCACCACTGGACGTGAGTACCCCAACGGCCTTCGATAATTCTTACTACAAGAACTTGTTGAGCCAAAAGGGTCTGTTGCACTCCGACCAACAGCTCTTTAGCAAAGGATCTACGGACTCTCAGGTCATTGCGTATAGCAACAATGTTGGAAGCTTCAGAACCGATTTCGCTAATGCAATGGTGAAGATGGGAAACCTCAGTCCTCTCACTGGGACTAGTGGTCAGATCAGGACCAACTGTAGGAAAGTCAACTGA